A window from Deltaproteobacteria bacterium encodes these proteins:
- the cdhB gene encoding CO dehydrogenase/acetyl-CoA synthase complex subunit epsilon, with amino-acid sequence MATVPYHRVNVLTGIKGAAILEKPEQFTKIISKAERPLLVLGPRLLEWSLDGRSVLEHALDIAKTANIPICATAHLKGKLTELEVTPDSVYDAVEIVNVLRDPDWKGVKGEGNHDLVIFFGIRSDLQNQCLSVLKHFAYKHLKTMTLDKYYFPNADFSLTNVTKDKSWKAFLEGLKSSLQTKA; translated from the coding sequence ATGGCTACAGTACCATATCATCGGGTAAATGTCCTGACAGGGATAAAGGGTGCTGCAATCCTGGAGAAACCTGAGCAATTTACCAAGATTATTTCAAAGGCGGAGAGGCCCTTACTTGTACTCGGACCCAGACTTTTGGAATGGTCCCTTGATGGCAGATCCGTCTTGGAACATGCCTTGGATATAGCCAAGACCGCCAACATCCCGATCTGCGCTACGGCGCATCTGAAGGGGAAGCTGACAGAGCTGGAGGTTACCCCGGATAGCGTCTACGATGCGGTGGAGATAGTAAATGTCCTTAGAGATCCCGACTGGAAGGGTGTCAAGGGAGAAGGGAATCACGATCTGGTGATCTTCTTTGGCATAAGGAGCGATTTACAAAACCAGTGTCTCTCTGTGCTCAAGCACTTTGCCTATAAGCATCTAAAGACGATGACCTTGGATAAGTATTACTTCCCCAACGCAGACTTTTCCCTTACCAACGTGACAAAGGACAAAAGTTGGAAGGCATTTTTGGAGGGTCTAAAGAGCAGCTTGCAAACAAAGGCATAG
- the cdhC gene encoding CO dehydrogenase/CO-methylating acetyl-CoA synthase complex subunit beta translates to MDWHSDIGPQYEGEVVRKEELWIEFGGPKVESKFEHVRLRDPNEIENEKVELIGPDLGELGEEGSYPIGIMIDVAGAELEEDAMGVLERRIHMFTNFIECWYHMNQRDAVWIRLNKVCAEKGWNTLKEFGEILIFLYTSELPIIEKIQATIITDPDEIEKAFPEVKARWEARDERARQLNDEDVDTFYGCVLCQSFAPTHVSVISPNRIANCGAINWFDGRAAAKIDPEGPIFAIPKGELVDEIRGEYTGVNETVKQRSLGGVERVYLYSAFEHPHTSCGCFEAIVYYIPEVDAFGIVHRDYKGETVIGETFSHMAGETSGGRQVEGRLGTGLEQIRSPKFIQKDGGLHRVVWMAKEIKERYREVFEAKGLYDKIATEEDVKDTDELLSWLDEHQHPWLLGEVELPE, encoded by the coding sequence ATGGATTGGCATTCAGATATTGGCCCCCAATATGAGGGAGAGGTAGTGAGGAAGGAGGAGCTGTGGATTGAGTTTGGCGGTCCAAAGGTCGAGAGCAAGTTTGAACATGTGAGGCTAAGGGACCCCAACGAGATCGAAAATGAAAAGGTAGAGCTCATCGGCCCTGATCTTGGTGAGTTGGGGGAGGAGGGCAGCTACCCTATAGGGATCATGATTGATGTGGCAGGGGCAGAACTGGAAGAGGATGCCATGGGTGTCCTTGAGCGAAGGATCCATATGTTCACCAACTTTATTGAGTGTTGGTATCACATGAACCAGAGGGATGCTGTATGGATAAGGTTGAATAAGGTATGTGCCGAGAAGGGTTGGAATACACTGAAGGAGTTCGGAGAGATTCTGATATTCCTCTACACCTCAGAGCTGCCGATTATCGAAAAGATCCAGGCCACCATCATCACGGATCCAGATGAGATAGAAAAGGCCTTTCCTGAGGTCAAGGCGAGGTGGGAGGCGAGGGATGAGAGGGCGAGACAATTGAACGATGAGGATGTGGATACCTTTTATGGCTGTGTCCTCTGCCAGAGCTTTGCCCCCACCCATGTCTCTGTAATCAGCCCAAACAGGATCGCCAATTGTGGGGCGATAAACTGGTTCGACGGTAGGGCGGCTGCCAAGATAGACCCGGAGGGACCGATATTCGCCATCCCCAAGGGAGAGCTTGTAGACGAGATAAGGGGCGAGTACACTGGGGTCAATGAGACAGTGAAACAGAGATCCCTTGGTGGGGTCGAGCGAGTCTACCTCTACAGTGCCTTTGAGCATCCCCACACATCTTGTGGCTGTTTCGAAGCAATAGTGTACTACATCCCTGAGGTGGACGCCTTCGGGATAGTCCATAGGGACTATAAGGGAGAGACCGTGATCGGTGAGACCTTTTCCCATATGGCTGGTGAGACCTCAGGGGGAAGGCAGGTAGAGGGGAGGCTTGGCACAGGTCTGGAGCAGATAAGGTCCCCCAAGTTTATCCAGAAGGATGGGGGGCTTCACAGGGTGGTCTGGATGGCGAAGGAGATCAAGGAGAGATACAGGGAGGTGTTCGAAGCCAAAGGGCTCTACGACAAGATAGCCACCGAGGAAGACGTCAAGGACACCGACGAGCTTTTGAGTTGGTTGGATGAGCATCAACACCCCTGGCTTTTGGGGGAGGTTGAGCTCCCTGAGTAG
- a CDS encoding acetyl-CoA decarbonylase/synthase complex subunit gamma, with protein MPLSGTQIAKLLPNRKPCRECGFPTCFAFAMKLASGGTTLDKCPYLSPEAKVQLEEALAPLMKLVTVGSGETKLEIGDEEIIYRHEKTYRHPTGVAILISDTEEEATVEEKIKKIKELQFTWIGLTLKADLLALQFESGDRSKFLALVKKVSASTDLPLMFICEDTDTLFEAYDICVGRRPLLYPVTKENIDAVIPKIKERPTPIGIRAEGVSELVPLTTRLREEKLDEVVLDPGSKNFFDAIRDQTLMRRAAIRQEFRPLGYPTVVFPFHFAKGGVKEAVVASAFIIKFAGIVILSDFDRDSLFPLLVERLNIYTDPRIPMAVESKAYEIGTPDETAPVLVTSNWALTYFLVSTQIANSKVSAWLAVTESEGLGPLTAWAAGKFNGDIIAKVFKQTEMANKVKHRKLVIPGKCARIKGETEEALGFEWDAIVGPPEAAGIPAWLPGFAKQVKEGAAKA; from the coding sequence ATGCCACTATCCGGGACACAGATCGCCAAGTTGTTGCCCAACAGGAAACCTTGCCGCGAGTGCGGGTTCCCTACCTGTTTTGCCTTTGCCATGAAGCTTGCCTCTGGGGGGACTACCCTTGACAAATGTCCTTACCTTAGCCCGGAGGCAAAGGTCCAGCTTGAGGAGGCCCTGGCGCCCTTGATGAAGCTGGTCACCGTAGGTTCGGGCGAGACCAAGTTGGAGATAGGGGATGAAGAGATTATCTATCGGCATGAGAAGACTTACAGACACCCTACTGGGGTCGCCATTTTGATCTCAGATACAGAAGAGGAGGCAACAGTTGAGGAGAAGATCAAGAAGATAAAGGAGCTTCAGTTCACCTGGATAGGTCTAACCCTTAAGGCCGACCTATTGGCCCTGCAGTTTGAGTCCGGTGATCGCTCGAAGTTTTTGGCCTTGGTAAAAAAGGTCTCTGCTTCAACGGACCTGCCCTTGATGTTTATCTGTGAGGATACAGATACCCTCTTTGAGGCCTACGATATCTGTGTTGGTAGAAGGCCGCTGCTCTATCCCGTTACCAAAGAGAACATAGATGCAGTGATCCCCAAGATAAAGGAGAGGCCCACCCCTATAGGGATTCGTGCCGAAGGTGTGTCAGAACTCGTACCTCTGACCACCAGATTGAGGGAGGAGAAGCTTGACGAGGTTGTCTTAGATCCAGGTTCCAAAAACTTTTTTGATGCGATCAGGGATCAGACCTTGATGAGACGGGCGGCGATAAGGCAGGAGTTCAGACCCCTGGGATATCCAACGGTAGTCTTTCCCTTTCATTTTGCCAAAGGTGGGGTAAAGGAGGCGGTGGTTGCCTCTGCGTTCATTATCAAATTTGCAGGGATAGTCATCCTTTCAGATTTCGACCGCGATTCCCTGTTTCCTCTGCTAGTAGAGCGCCTCAACATCTATACTGACCCCAGGATCCCGATGGCGGTGGAGTCAAAGGCCTACGAAATCGGGACACCTGATGAGACCGCTCCTGTGTTGGTTACCAGTAACTGGGCCTTGACCTACTTTCTGGTCTCCACGCAGATAGCCAACAGTAAGGTCTCAGCATGGCTTGCCGTGACCGAATCAGAGGGACTCGGACCACTGACCGCTTGGGCAGCGGGGAAGTTTAATGGAGATATAATCGCTAAGGTCTTTAAACAGACCGAGATGGCGAATAAGGTGAAACATAGGAAGTTGGTCATTCCAGGGAAGTGTGCCCGGATTAAGGGAGAGACAGAGGAGGCACTGGGCTTTGAGTGGGATGCAATCGTTGGCCCACCAGAAGCAGCAGGGATACCTGCTTGGCTGCCAGGTTTTGCAAAACAGGTAAAAGAAGGGGCTGCCAAGGCCTAA
- a CDS encoding AAA family ATPase, translated as MPTTIAIAGKGGTGKTAISALLINFLAKHSPPVLGVDGDPATNLHIALGLPLDDQTNTIGGIREYMEHRIYQDGFDPGIPKQEWLDAKMREGLVEAKGLDLLAMGRSEGPGCYCAVNHMLRSTLSRLSKPYRFVVIDNEAGMEHISRQTTTDVDTLLLISNPTVPGVLAAARTQKLVRELRNKVRRIYLILNRVTGELPPNLKDLIKEGGMELTETIPEDPYMEEFEAEGRPIIELPEDSPLRRGALEILTKLRFVSERIAA; from the coding sequence ATGCCCACCACTATAGCCATAGCCGGAAAGGGGGGGACGGGCAAGACGGCCATCTCTGCCCTGCTAATCAATTTTTTGGCAAAGCACAGCCCGCCCGTCCTGGGCGTTGACGGTGACCCAGCCACCAACCTGCACATAGCACTTGGTCTACCCTTGGACGACCAGACCAATACCATCGGGGGTATACGGGAGTATATGGAGCACAGGATATACCAGGATGGATTTGATCCGGGGATCCCCAAGCAGGAGTGGCTTGATGCAAAGATGAGGGAAGGCTTGGTGGAGGCCAAGGGGCTCGATCTGCTGGCCATGGGTAGATCTGAGGGGCCAGGGTGTTACTGCGCTGTGAACCACATGCTCCGCTCCACACTGAGCCGCCTCTCAAAGCCTTACAGATTTGTGGTAATTGATAATGAGGCCGGAATGGAGCACATCAGCCGTCAGACCACCACCGATGTGGATACGTTGCTCCTCATATCTAACCCTACGGTTCCCGGCGTCCTTGCGGCGGCAAGGACTCAGAAGCTAGTTCGTGAGCTCAGGAACAAGGTGAGGAGGATCTACCTTATCCTCAATCGAGTGACCGGGGAGCTTCCCCCAAATTTGAAGGACCTCATTAAAGAAGGGGGAATGGAGTTGACCGAGACCATACCTGAAGATCCTTATATGGAGGAGTTTGAGGCAGAGGGTAGGCCAATAATAGAGCTTCCTGAGGATTCACCCCTCCGGAGGGGGGCGTTGGAGATACTGACCAAGCTTCGTTTTGTTTCAGAGCGTATTGCAGCCTGA
- a CDS encoding 4Fe-4S binding protein: MAVDYAKCHPESCDKGICLAVLECPRKLFKQEEPFDLPFVISGFCEDCGRCIEVCPRQAVYKLEY; this comes from the coding sequence GTGGCTGTTGATTATGCGAAGTGTCATCCCGAGAGCTGCGATAAGGGGATATGTCTAGCTGTATTGGAGTGTCCGAGGAAGCTCTTCAAACAAGAGGAACCCTTTGATCTTCCGTTTGTAATTTCTGGCTTCTGCGAGGATTGCGGTAGGTGTATAGAGGTCTGCCCTCGCCAGGCTGTTTATAAACTTGAATATTGA
- a CDS encoding methylenetetrahydrofolate reductase C-terminal domain-containing protein: protein MIISEQKPFKEILGYLEDEEKVFIVGCGDCATVCQTGGEEQVKEMKAKLEGVGKIVTGWIVLNPACHILEVKRGFREKKEEVSSANSLLVMACGNGVQAVVEASGKVAHPALNTLFLGSIQRFGQYLERCSLCGECILEKTGGICPLTRCAKGLLNGPCGGAKDGKCEVDPEKDCAWELIFKRLNELGKIERLKEFQPPKAYSRSRRWRVILERKAGVTS, encoded by the coding sequence ATGATAATCTCAGAACAGAAGCCTTTTAAAGAAATTCTCGGATATCTGGAAGATGAGGAGAAGGTTTTCATTGTTGGATGTGGGGATTGTGCCACAGTCTGTCAAACTGGTGGAGAGGAACAGGTAAAAGAGATGAAAGCGAAGTTAGAGGGTGTGGGTAAGATCGTTACTGGCTGGATAGTCTTAAACCCAGCTTGCCATATACTGGAGGTTAAACGGGGCTTTCGCGAGAAGAAAGAGGAAGTAAGCTCTGCAAATTCCTTGCTTGTAATGGCGTGTGGTAATGGTGTACAAGCGGTAGTGGAGGCCAGTGGCAAGGTTGCGCATCCAGCCTTAAACACCTTATTTTTAGGCTCTATCCAGAGGTTTGGTCAATATTTGGAGAGGTGTTCTTTATGTGGAGAATGCATCTTGGAAAAAACAGGCGGAATTTGCCCCCTAACTCGCTGTGCAAAGGGGCTACTCAACGGACCCTGTGGCGGCGCAAAAGATGGTAAGTGCGAGGTAGATCCTGAAAAGGACTGCGCCTGGGAGCTTATATTTAAGCGACTGAATGAACTCGGGAAAATAGAAAGACTCAAAGAGTTCCAACCACCTAAGGCTTACTCCAGGAGCCGGAGATGGAGGGTGATTCTTGAGCGGAAAGCCGGTGTGACAAGCTGA
- a CDS encoding OsmC family protein: MDLKEKFLETYRNIEKDPESGERHFNVPVEYDGDMRFKMTMDVSKHVVFTDSPAGLGGTDKAASPLFLTLGAIGACIGTVIMFWSRILDIKIDNVKIFSRGHINLAGFLGLHEGKYKPGFDQLEPVVEITSDEEQAKIDQLMEKVNSHCPIFFNLRNESPIEWKIRTKKSK; this comes from the coding sequence ATGGACCTTAAAGAAAAATTTTTGGAGACCTACAGAAATATAGAGAAGGACCCTGAGTCTGGAGAGAGGCATTTTAACGTACCGGTTGAGTATGACGGAGACATGCGCTTCAAGATGACCATGGATGTCTCTAAGCATGTGGTCTTTACGGATTCACCAGCGGGCCTTGGAGGTACCGACAAAGCTGCTTCACCGTTGTTCCTCACTCTGGGGGCGATTGGTGCGTGCATCGGTACGGTTATAATGTTTTGGTCTAGGATTCTGGACATTAAGATAGACAATGTTAAAATCTTCTCACGAGGGCATATCAACCTTGCTGGTTTTCTTGGTCTTCATGAAGGCAAATACAAGCCAGGCTTTGATCAGCTCGAGCCAGTGGTTGAGATTACATCTGACGAAGAGCAGGCCAAGATTGATCAATTGATGGAGAAGGTAAACAGTCATTGCCCCATCTTTTTCAACCTCAGGAACGAAAGCCCAATTGAGTGGAAAATCAGAACAAAGAAATCCAAATAG
- the gcvH gene encoding glycine cleavage system protein GcvH — translation MKFPEELKYIETHQWIKPEGTVGTVGITDYAQDQLGEVVLVELPKVGNSVKKGEVFGTIESVKAVSDLYSPVNGEVKEVNEELYDEPKLVNDDPYGKGWMLKVEMADLDQLDDLLSASDYQATLKKE, via the coding sequence ATGAAATTTCCTGAGGAACTAAAATACATTGAGACGCATCAATGGATAAAACCAGAAGGAACGGTTGGCACAGTTGGCATCACCGATTATGCCCAGGACCAGCTTGGTGAAGTAGTATTGGTGGAACTCCCAAAGGTTGGCAATTCCGTAAAGAAGGGAGAAGTCTTTGGAACTATTGAATCCGTGAAGGCAGTATCCGACCTCTATAGCCCGGTCAATGGCGAGGTAAAGGAGGTAAACGAAGAGCTGTATGATGAGCCAAAGCTGGTAAACGATGACCCGTATGGAAAGGGCTGGATGCTGAAGGTTGAGATGGCCGATCTAGATCAGCTCGATGACCTCTTGTCTGCCAGTGATTACCAGGCTACACTAAAGAAAGAGTAA